Proteins from one Fragaria vesca subsp. vesca linkage group LG6, FraVesHawaii_1.0, whole genome shotgun sequence genomic window:
- the LOC101310242 gene encoding translation machinery-associated protein 7-like, giving the protein MSSKQGGKAKPLKQPKADKKEYDEDDLAKLQKKKDEEKALKELRAKASQKGSFGGAGLKKSGKK; this is encoded by the exons ATGTCATCCAAGCAAG GTGGAAAGGCAAAGCCTTTGAAGCAACCCAAGGCTGATAAGAAGGAGTACGATGAG GATGATTTGGCTAAGCTTCAGAAGAAGAAGGATGAGGAAAAG GCACTGAAGGAGCTTAGAGCCAAGGCATCACAGAAGGGTTCTTTTGGAGGTGCTGGCCTCAAGAAGAGTGGAAAGAAATGA